A part of Aspergillus oryzae RIB40 DNA, chromosome 7 genomic DNA contains:
- a CDS encoding MFS transporter (synaptic vesicle transporter SVOP and related transporters (major facilitator superfamily)) codes for MESADCKESNSSATTMTEKEPGREQPDLEQGKTQMAETSHLYPETDLDRGVVGWEGQDDPANPLNFAPGKKWALLGLISAFTFVSPLASSMFSPAVSYMAADFKETDETIISFTVSIYLLGYVFGPLVLAPLSEIYGRRIVLSISNWFFVVWQIGCALAPNIASLIVFRLFAGVGGSACLTLGAGVIADLFEPQQRGKATSIWGVGPLIGPVAGPIAGGFLGEEVGWRWVFWVLLIVGGATALGIEILNRETYAPVIIRRKTAKLSKELGRTDLRSAYELNRGQASTGQFLKQSLVRPMLLLVKSPIVLLLSTYMSLIYGLLYLFFTTISSVFTEQYGFSTGLSGLAYLGIGVGFMLGLVFVAGTNDRIMLKLAARNGGKTEPEMRLPLMIIFSCILPISFFWYGWTADKHVHWIVPIIGMAPFGIGMMGVYLPIQTYIIDSYPAYAASANATLTATRSLVGALLPLAGPSMFEALGLGWGNSLLGFLALAFVPIPIVFTKWGKLIREKYPVNFDKANA; via the exons ATGGAATCCGCCGACTGTAAGGAATCAAACTCAAGCGCCACAACCATGACGGAGAAGGAGCCCGGACGTGAACAGCCGGACCTGGAGCAGGGCAAGACACAGATGGCAGAAACATCTCACCTCTACCCTGAAACAGACCTCGACCGCGGAGTTGTGGGATGGGAAGGACAAGATGATCCTGCGAATCCGCTCAACTTCGCCCCCGGCAAGAAATGGGCTCTACTGGGGCTCATCAGCGCATTTACCTTCGTTAGTCCGCTTGCGTCGAGCATGTTCTCCCCAGCCGTCAGCTATATGGCTGCCGACTTCAAAGAAACCGATGAAACGATCATTTCATTTACCGTCAGCATCTACCTTCTGGGTTATGTG TTCGGTCCCCTAGTTCTAGCCCCGCTAAGTGAGATCTACGGACGACGGATCGTCCTCAGCATATCGAACTGGTTCTTTGTCGTCTGGCAAATTGGATGTGCGCTCGCCCCGAATATTGCATCTTTGATCGTGTTTCGGCTCTTCGCAGGGGTCGGAGGATCAGCATGCCTAACGTTAGGTGCGGGGGTCATCGCAGATCTCTTTGAGCCCCAGCAACGAGGAAAGGCAACATCCATTTGGGGGGTGGGACCTCTGATCGGTCCGGTCGCGGGTCCCATAGCCGGAGGCTTTCTCGGTGAAGAAGTCGGCTGGCGGTGGGTGTTTTGGGTGCTGTTGATTGTGGGAGGGGCTACGGCATTGGGAATTGAGATCCTCAACCGGGAGACGTACGCCCCCGTCATCATCCGGCGGAAAACCGCCAAGCTATCCAAGGAGCTGGGGCGAACGGACCTACGCAGCGCATACGAGCTCAATAGAGGGCAAGCCTCCACAGGTCAATTTCTGAAACAAAGTCTGGTGCGGCCTATGTTGCTGTTAGTCAAGTCGCCAATTGTGTTACTGCTGTCGACGTATATGTCTCTCATCTATGGCCTTCTCTATCTGTTCTTCACGACCATTTCGAGCGTCTTCACGGAACAGTATGGGTTCTCAACCGGCCTGTCTGGCTTGGCTTATTTGGGTATCGGTGTCGGCTTTATGCTTGGTCTTGTCTTTGTAGCGGGCACGAACGACCGGATCATGCTGAAGCTCGCAGCTCGAAATGGAGGCAAGACTGAGCCGGAGATGCGACTCCCCTTGatgatcatcttctcctgtATCCTGCCtatcagcttcttctggtaTGGCTGGACGGCCGACAAGCATGTCCACTGGATTGTACCCATTATTGGAATGGCACCGTTTGGCATCGGAATGATGGGTGTTTATCTTCCTATCCAGACATACATCATCGATTCCTATCCCGCCTACGCCGCATCAGCGAACGCAACCTTGACGGCGACACGATCTCTCGTGGGTGCATTGCTTCCCTTGGCCGGACCGTCGATGTTCGAAGCGCTTGGCCTTGGCTGGGGGAATTCCCTCCTCGGATTTCTGGCACTGGCTTTCGTTCCGATCCCTATCGTGTTTACCAAGTGGGGCAAGCTCATCAGAGAGAAATACCCCGTAAATTTCGACAAGGCCAACGCTTGA